The Alphaproteobacteria bacterium GM7ARS4 genomic sequence TACGATGTGTTTTACTATGCTCGACATTGAGGCTGACCACGTCCCTTATGCTTTTTTCTGGCGGTGGCGAGAGAGTCGGCTTGGCGGTGTTGGCGTTTGCTGGTTGGCGTGATGGAGAAGGTTTGCTCTTTGCTTTGACTGTCAAGGCCGCGAGGAGTTCTTTTTTCCCTTCTTCAGCAGATTTTATCGGTGTTGTCGCGTCTGTCTTTTTGTCTTTATCCTGTTCCGCTTTAAATTGGGCGATTTCTTGGGCGATACGTTCGATATTGTCGCGCACTTCTTCATTTTTTTTGCGTTCTGGCGTTGCGAGAGCTTGTGCGGTATCACTGGCGGTGGTTGACTCTGTGTTTGCTTGTGTCTTTTGAGGCGCTGTTGTTTTTTCCTCTATCGTTGGCGTTGGTGTATTCGTGTTGGCGGTTTCTGTGCTTGTGTTGTCTGTGGGCTTATCTTCGGTGATGCGATAAATTTCTTTGTCTTGATGAGGGATAGGGGGCTGGTCGGGCTGGACGATGGGGGTGATGCGCACCGTTGAGCCGTCCGACGTGATAAGAGGCACTTGGGCATTTTGTTCCATGCCTGATTGCACGCCCATGCGGTAAGAGAATGTCATAATGAAGAGGAAAAACCCCAACACAGCGAGGCCACTGACGATGTAGAAGGCTGGCGGGTATCCGCTCAGTAGGGTATCTAGCTTGTCCCTGAAGGATGGATTGTCCTCGTGGAGCTCGCCATCCTCTTCTATGAATTCTGTGTTCGTATCGTCTTGGTCCTCTTCATGGGGCGGAGGAGGCTGTGGTCTAGGGCTTTGCTGTGGTGGCTTTTTGTTCGAAGACGCATCCATAGAATGGCGTAATGCGTCGAGAGGCGACAGCTCTTCTTTTTGTCTTCCTTGGCCTTGAGGCTGTTGCGTGCCTTGTGTCTTGTCTTCAGCCATGGTGCTCTCTCTCTGTGTTAGTCGCGCAATTCGTCCAAAGCACAAATACCCAGGGTCTCTAACCCTTCTTTTAGCATGATTTGTGTCGCTTTGACTAGTGAAAGGCGTTCTTTTTGTCGTTTTTTGTCCCCCGCGTCGAGGAATCGCATGGTTTTATCACGATTCCCTTGAGTCCATAGGATGTGAAAGGCTTCGGCAGTGCGTGTTAAGAGATATGGAATGCGGTGTGGCTCACGCATACGCACGGCATCGCGACAGTGCTCGGGCCAAAAGGCCAGAATCTTAATCAAGGCGATCTCGTGGGGTGACGTGAGAGAAGGAAAGGGATGGGCGGTCTCCTGTGAGGGGATGTCAGGGGCATGTGTCGCCTGACGCAAGATAGAACAGCATCGGGCGTGGGCGTATTGGACGTAGAAGAGGGGATTGTCTCGATTTTCGAGAATGGCGGTGTGTAAGTCGAAGACAAGGGGGGCATCATGGCGTCTGGTGAGCATGAGGAAACGCACGGCATTGCGACTTGTTTGTTCGACGAGTGTGCGTAGTGTGACGATATGCCCCAACCTTTTCGAGAGTTTTACGGCTTGTCCGTCTTTCATCAGCCGCACCATCGCCATCAACATGACATCGAGTTTTCCTTGACCATCGCTCATGGCATGGAGAGCGCCTTGCAGGCGTTGGACATAGCCAGCATGGTCAGCCCCCCAAATGTTGATCATGGCGTGATAGCCTCGTTGCCACTTGGTGTGATGGTAGGCGATGTCAGCAGCGAAGTATGTCCATGTGCCATCGTCTTTTTGTAGGGGGCGGTCGCTACTATCACCGAATTGTTGCGCGCGAAACAAGTAAATAGGACGTTCTGTCCAATCTTCTTTTTTCATGCCTTTTGGCGGGGGAAGTGTGCCGTGATAGAGCAATTTTTTCTTATGGAGGATATGGAGGGTTTTTTCTATCTCTCCGTTTTGGTGGAGGGATTTCTCTGAGAAGAACACATCATGGCGTATGTTGAGGCATGCGAGGTCTTGGCGAATCAATGTCGTCATGGCATCGATGACATGGGTTTCGATGTGCTGTTTCCGTGTGGCGTCCTTCATATGGAGCAGCTGTGTATCGTGGCGTTTTATCAAGGAGAGGGCGACATGCCGTAGATGGTCGCCTTCATAAAAGTCTGATGGTTTTGGCGGCGTGACACCGCATTCTTTTTGATAGTACCACCAGACAGAGTCGGTGAGATGAGCAATTTGGACACCCGCATCGTTCATGTAGTATTCACGGGTGACGTTAAAGTTTGCTTTTGTGAGCATATTGGCAAGGACATCGCCAAAGACGGCGCCTCGCGCATGTCCTACATGCATAGGGCCTGTAGGGTTTGCTGAGACGTATTCTATGTTAATCTTCTCTCCTTTTCCTATATCACTCCGTATCCATTCCTTGCCAGCTGAGATGATGGCCGCAAGCTGTTGGTGCCAGAAATGCTCCTCGCATGTGATATTGAGGAATCCAGGGCCAGCGACATCGACATGTTTGATGGACGGGTGTTTGTCTAAGGTTGTTTTTATCTTATGGGCGAGCTCCAGTGCTGTCATGGCGTAGGCTTTCGTGAGACGTAGGGCGATATTGGTCGAGACATCGCCAAAATCTTGATGTTTTGCCAATTCCATGGCGATGCTGTCGGTGGATATGGTGTCTTTCCCCTGCCCATTGGGGAGGGCATCATGGAGCATGGTTTGAAGCTGCTGATAGGCGTCACGCATAAGAACGAGGCGGGGCTTATAGTCTTATTATCTGTTTTTGATAGCATTTTTCGGCATAGCGGTCGGTCATGCCTGCGAGATAATCGCACAGGATGCGCGCCTTATGCGATTCATCGTCTCCTTGCTCTTGGGAGCGTTCATACCATGACGCTGGCAATTGATGTGGGTGATGCCACCAATGGTGGAACAAGGCGCGCAATTTCTGTTGGCTTGCCTCCATGATAGCACGGACGTCTTGATGGCGATACATTTTTTCCTGTAGGAATTGGCGTAACGCGCCCATCACATCGGCCATGGGCTTTGAGAAAGTGATGAGCGGGGCGTGATGGGCGCGCACTTGTTCGGCATGCGTGATATGGGCGTTGGCGAGCGTCTTTGACGAGTGTTCCACAAGGTCATCGATCATGCGCGTGATAAGGTGGCTAATACTCTCATGGCGGAGGCGTTGTGAGTCCACATGGGGATATGTGCGCTGTGTTTCTGTAAAGACCTCATGGAGGAGGGGTATCGTCATGAGGTCTTCGATGGACAATAAGCCGCTGCGCAACCCGTCATCAATGTCGTGGTTATGATAGGCAATATCGTCGGCAAGGGCAGCGACCTGTGCCTCGAGGGAAGCAAAGCAATCAAGGCGCAAGTCGTGCTGTGCGTTATAGCGCGCAAGATGGTAGGGATATGGCTTTGTCGTCACGGGCCCATTATGTTTTGCCACGCCTTCCAATGTTTCCCACGTCATATTGAGTCCGTCATAAGAGGCATAGCGTCTCTCGGTGGCTGTGAGGACGTGGAGCGTTTGGTCATTATGGTCAAACCCGCCATAGGGCGTCATGAGTCCTTCCAGTGCTTGCTCGCCGGCATGGCCAAAGGGTGGATGTCCCAAATCATGGGCGAGGGCGATGGCTTCGGCAAGATCTTCGTGTAAGCCTAGCCTACGTGCGATGGAACGCGCCATCTGTGAGACCTCTAGCGTATGGGTGAGGCGGGTTCGATAATGGTCATTTTCTGTGACAATAAAGACTTGTGTCTTAGACTCTAAACGGCGAAAGGCCGTGCAATGAATAATGCGGTCCTTATCCCGCTGCCATGGCGTGCGGTTTTTGTCAGGGGAGTGCGGGTAGAGGCGTCCTCGACTCTGTTGAGGGTCGCTGGCGTAAGACAAACAACGTATCATCATGACTCTCAATTCTTTTTTGTTGATTATAGCTTACGTTATGGGCTATGGCTATGCCTTGTTTTTATAGGTGATGTGCCTTATAGTCTTTCGTGGGCGGGGATGATGTTAACAGAGGTGATGACATGACGGACGGGACAGGTGTGACATTGACTGAGAAGGCGGCACAACGTATCACGGATATTGCCCGCAAGAAAAACAAGGGTGATGCGATGCTCAGAGTGTCCGTGCAGGGTGGAGGCTGTCAGGGGTTCTCCTATGTTTTTTCCTTTGACTCGGCACAAAGGGAGAATGACACGTTATTTTCACAGCAT encodes the following:
- a CDS encoding SPOR domain-containing protein: MAEDKTQGTQQPQGQGRQKEELSPLDALRHSMDASSNKKPPQQSPRPQPPPPHEEDQDDTNTEFIEEDGELHEDNPSFRDKLDTLLSGYPPAFYIVSGLAVLGFFLFIMTFSYRMGVQSGMEQNAQVPLITSDGSTVRITPIVQPDQPPIPHQDKEIYRITEDKPTDNTSTETANTNTPTPTIEEKTTAPQKTQANTESTTASDTAQALATPERKKNEEVRDNIERIAQEIAQFKAEQDKDKKTDATTPIKSAEEGKKELLAALTVKAKSKPSPSRQPANANTAKPTLSPPPEKSIRDVVSLNVEHSKTHRIQLGSYRQKIQTNNAWLRLLYDHSALLAAYTPYVEEANLGAKGIFYRLQVGPFPSHADAQKICRQMKQLGEHCLAIQPNTTSAQQ
- a CDS encoding arginine--tRNA ligase — its product is MRDAYQQLQTMLHDALPNGQGKDTISTDSIAMELAKHQDFGDVSTNIALRLTKAYAMTALELAHKIKTTLDKHPSIKHVDVAGPGFLNITCEEHFWHQQLAAIISAGKEWIRSDIGKGEKINIEYVSANPTGPMHVGHARGAVFGDVLANMLTKANFNVTREYYMNDAGVQIAHLTDSVWWYYQKECGVTPPKPSDFYEGDHLRHVALSLIKRHDTQLLHMKDATRKQHIETHVIDAMTTLIRQDLACLNIRHDVFFSEKSLHQNGEIEKTLHILHKKKLLYHGTLPPPKGMKKEDWTERPIYLFRAQQFGDSSDRPLQKDDGTWTYFAADIAYHHTKWQRGYHAMINIWGADHAGYVQRLQGALHAMSDGQGKLDVMLMAMVRLMKDGQAVKLSKRLGHIVTLRTLVEQTSRNAVRFLMLTRRHDAPLVFDLHTAILENRDNPLFYVQYAHARCCSILRQATHAPDIPSQETAHPFPSLTSPHEIALIKILAFWPEHCRDAVRMREPHRIPYLLTRTAEAFHILWTQGNRDKTMRFLDAGDKKRQKERLSLVKATQIMLKEGLETLGICALDELRD
- a CDS encoding deoxyguanosinetriphosphate triphosphohydrolase; the encoded protein is MMIRCLSYASDPQQSRGRLYPHSPDKNRTPWQRDKDRIIHCTAFRRLESKTQVFIVTENDHYRTRLTHTLEVSQMARSIARRLGLHEDLAEAIALAHDLGHPPFGHAGEQALEGLMTPYGGFDHNDQTLHVLTATERRYASYDGLNMTWETLEGVAKHNGPVTTKPYPYHLARYNAQHDLRLDCFASLEAQVAALADDIAYHNHDIDDGLRSGLLSIEDLMTIPLLHEVFTETQRTYPHVDSQRLRHESISHLITRMIDDLVEHSSKTLANAHITHAEQVRAHHAPLITFSKPMADVMGALRQFLQEKMYRHQDVRAIMEASQQKLRALFHHWWHHPHQLPASWYERSQEQGDDESHKARILCDYLAGMTDRYAEKCYQKQIIRL
- the erpA gene encoding iron-sulfur cluster insertion protein ErpA, encoding MTDGTGVTLTEKAAQRITDIARKKNKGDAMLRVSVQGGGCQGFSYVFSFDSAQRENDTLFSQHNAKLVIDRDSFALLQGARIDFVQDLMGARFSIDNPQASSSCGCGNSFSL